The following proteins are co-located in the Schistocerca nitens isolate TAMUIC-IGC-003100 chromosome 2, iqSchNite1.1, whole genome shotgun sequence genome:
- the LOC126235478 gene encoding uncharacterized protein LOC126235478, whose translation MGDEVKEAQPSFVYQPKRKVWDIKERVQFPELFRSTDSIHPSYTGFILPYDAVCRQRYHFMKQQHRKQFCKEVRRMEMLQSTALDGVRLHMVFCNCFSYPEPKKVVSPLTSKERLRLEDIMKQRKGFFC comes from the exons ATGGGCGATGAAGTAAAAGAGGCGCAACCTTCCTTCGTCTACCAGCCGAAGCGCAAAGTATGGGACATCAAGGAGAGGGTACAGTTCCCCGAGCTATTCAGAAGCACTGATTCAATACACCCCAGCTACACTGGCTTTATTCTCCCGTA CGACGCAGTATGCCGGCAGCGTTACCatttcatgaagcagcagcaccggaAGCAGTTCTGCAAGGAGGTGCGCAGGATGGAGATGCTGCAGTCGACGGCGCTGGACGGCGTGCGGCTGCACATGGTCTTCTGCAACTGCTTCTCGTACCCAGAGCCCAAGAAGGTGGTCAGCCCGCTCACCTCCAAGGAGCGCCTGCGCCTCGAGGACATCATGAAGCAGCGCAAGGGCTTCTTCTGCTAG